A region from the Musa acuminata AAA Group cultivar baxijiao chromosome BXJ1-10, Cavendish_Baxijiao_AAA, whole genome shotgun sequence genome encodes:
- the LOC135595048 gene encoding protein CASPARIAN STRIP INTEGRITY FACTOR 1-like has translation MRSEKEEKEKKERKNLRRSSGKFSIMVFVAPKKLTVLLIIVLASLPSIALAGRQTRIFGKYAAPAGSTMKDLSKHGLHQQQISIVHYRILKVNTKDYGSYDPSPSLSKPPFKLIPN, from the exons ATGCGCTCggagaaggaggagaaggagaagaaggaaaggaagaatttGCGACGGAGTTCAGGGAAGTTTTCCATCATGGTCTTCGTGGCTCCCAAGAAGCTCACTGTCCTCCTAATTATCGTCTTGGCTTCACTTCCATCCATTGCATTGGCAG GGCGGCAAACAAGGATTTTTGGTAAATACGCAGCACCAGCGGGGTCCACGATGAAG GATTTATCCAAGCATGGGTTGCACCAGCAACAAATCTCCATTGTTCATTACAGGATTCTCAAAGTCAATACAAAAGACTACGGAAGCTACGATCCTTCTCCATCTCTTTCCAAGCCTCCTTTCAAGCTCATACCCAACTGA